A genomic window from Vitis riparia cultivar Riparia Gloire de Montpellier isolate 1030 chromosome 18, EGFV_Vit.rip_1.0, whole genome shotgun sequence includes:
- the LOC117905841 gene encoding probable carboxylesterase 18 yields MWPPNLPWKVRLFVTAFGFLTDASFRRNGTVNRRFINLIDFKISPSDKPVNGVTTSDFTVVPSRNLWFRYFLPSGSEAGEKLPVIVYFHGGGFVMLSPSSQLFDDLCRRLAKELPAVIVSVNYRLAPEHRCPASYEDGVDVLKFLDENPPANADLTRCYIVGDSAGGNIAHHVTARAGEHNFTNLNIAGVIPIQPYFGGEERTESEIQLAGAPLVSVERTDWCWKAFLPEGSDRDHPAANVFGPKSSDVSGLKFPKSLVFMGGFDPLRDWQESYCEGLKGNGKEVKVVDYPNAMHSFYAFPDLPESTLFMRELQDFIYPQ; encoded by the coding sequence ATGTGGCCGCCGAATCTTCCATGGAAGGTCAGACTCTTCGTCACAGCCTTCGGGTTCCTCACAGACGCTTCTTTCCGACGTAATGGCACCGTCAACCGCCGTTTCATTAACCTCATTGATTTCAAAATCTCCCCCTCCGACAAGCCAGTTAACGGCGTCACCACATCCGACTTCACCGTCGTCCCCTCCCGGAACCTCTGGTTCCGCTACTTCCTTCCTAGCGGCTCCGAGGCTGGCGAGAAGCTTCCCGTCATCGTCTACTTCCATGGTGGCGGTTTCGTGATGCTCTCCCCCAGCTCCCAGCTCTTCGACGACCTCTGCCGACGCCTCGCCAAAGAACTCCCCGCCGTCATCGTCTCAGTCAACTACCGCCTCGCCCCGGAGCACCGCTGCCCAGCTTCGTACGAAGACGGGGTTGACGTCCTCAAATTCCTCGATGAAAACCCCCCGGCCAACGCCGATCTAACCCGCTGCTACATCGTTGGCGACAGCGCCGGAGGCAACATCGCCCACCACGTGACCGCCAGAGCCGGGGAGCACAACTTCACGAACTTGAACATCGCGGGAGTCATCCCGATACAGCCATATTTTGGCGGAGAAGAGAGAACAGAATCCGAAATTCAGCTCGCGGGAGCCCCGCTAGTGTCCGTGGAGCGCACGGACTGGTGCTGGAAGGCGTTTCTGCCGGAGGGGTCGGACCGAGACCATCCGGCGGCGAATGTATTCGGGCCGAAATCGAGCGATGTATCGGGGTTGAAGTTTCCGAAAAGTTTGGTGTTCATGGGAGGGTTTGATCCATTAAGAGACTGGCAGGAGAGTTATTGTGAAGGACTGAAAGGCAACGGAAAAGAAGTGAAGGTGGTTGATTATCCAAACGCCATGCACTCCTTTTATGCCTTCCCTGACCTGCCTGAATCAACTCTATTTATGAGGGAGCTTCAAGATTTCATTTATCctcaataa